A window of the Sulfurospirillum tamanense genome harbors these coding sequences:
- the rimK gene encoding 30S ribosomal protein S6--L-glutamate ligase, translating into MKLAILSRNETLYSTRRLYEEACAKGWETHIYDYLKFTVEIMKDELFMNYGGKKILRPDAVIPRIGASRTFFGTAMVRHFEMQDSFCVNGSLAISRSRDKLRALQILSKRGIDMPKTVFASNQSDPKDVIKLIGGTPFVIKILEGTQGVGVVLAETQKAAKSVLDAFYGMNVNLLVQEYIEEAAGTDIRAFVVGGEVIGAMKRQGAEGDFRSNLHQGGSAVAVKLSRAEKATALSAAKAMGLDICGVDMIPSKRGPLVMEVNSSPGLEGIESATGVNVAGKIMDFIEASLHLSPAPKKRKPRDIIGA; encoded by the coding sequence ATGAAACTGGCGATTTTATCACGCAACGAAACGCTTTATTCCACCAGACGCTTGTACGAAGAAGCGTGTGCCAAAGGGTGGGAAACTCATATTTATGACTATTTGAAATTTACTGTTGAAATTATGAAAGACGAACTTTTTATGAATTACGGGGGTAAAAAAATCCTCAGACCTGATGCTGTTATTCCACGTATTGGAGCTTCGCGCACCTTTTTTGGCACAGCCATGGTGCGCCATTTTGAGATGCAAGACAGTTTTTGCGTTAACGGCTCGCTAGCTATTTCTCGATCACGCGACAAATTGCGCGCCTTGCAAATCCTCTCCAAGCGGGGTATCGACATGCCAAAAACCGTTTTTGCTTCCAACCAATCAGACCCCAAGGACGTCATCAAACTTATCGGGGGTACGCCTTTTGTCATTAAAATTTTAGAAGGCACCCAAGGGGTTGGTGTGGTCCTAGCTGAAACCCAAAAAGCCGCCAAATCGGTACTGGATGCTTTTTATGGCATGAACGTCAACTTGCTTGTGCAAGAGTATATCGAAGAAGCCGCGGGTACTGATATTCGAGCGTTTGTGGTAGGAGGCGAGGTTATAGGCGCCATGAAGCGCCAAGGAGCGGAAGGTGATTTTCGATCCAACCTTCACCAAGGAGGCTCTGCCGTAGCCGTTAAACTCAGTCGTGCTGAAAAAGCCACCGCGCTAAGTGCAGCCAAAGCCATGGGGCTAGATATTTGCGGAGTGGACATGATTCCCTCAAAACGCGGCCCTTTGGTCATGGAAGTCAACTCCTCACCGGGGCTTGAAGGCATAGAGAGTGCCACGGGTGTTAATGTGGCAGGGAAAATCATGGACTTTATTGAAGCCAGCCTTCACCTTTCCCCCGCACCCAAAAAACGCAAACCGAGAGATATTATCGGCGCCTAA
- a CDS encoding rod shape-determining protein, with product MLKKLMGLFSNDIAIDLGTSSIIIFSKRDGVVLNEPAVIAFKKGVLTKEGVLAVGKEAQLMMGKTPQAIETIRPMRDGVIADFKATEIMIRAMIERVYQRKRFIKPRIIICLPREVTQVERNAVKDAAIGAGAREVFLVDEPMAAAIGAALDVTLPMGHMVVDIGAGTTEVGVTSLGGLVLCKASRVAGDRIDKAILDFVRQEYNLHIGLRTAESVKVEIGAAYPLKEKLVATIKGRDNFGYLVRLELDSEEVRKAIAEPLRQMAATIKSVLEVMPAELAGDIVDNGIVLTGGGALIRGLDLYLSEALALPVRVAHEPLLAVGRGVGELLNNEALLQHVFGREKSHIPSKHIRL from the coding sequence ATGCTAAAAAAACTTATGGGACTATTTTCAAACGATATCGCTATTGATTTGGGCACTTCAAGTATTATTATTTTCTCAAAACGCGATGGCGTTGTGCTTAATGAGCCTGCTGTGATTGCCTTCAAAAAAGGGGTTTTGACCAAAGAGGGCGTGTTGGCTGTGGGTAAAGAAGCACAGCTTATGATGGGTAAAACTCCCCAAGCAATTGAGACTATTCGCCCCATGCGCGATGGGGTAATTGCGGATTTTAAAGCCACGGAGATTATGATTCGTGCGATGATAGAACGGGTGTACCAACGCAAACGGTTTATTAAACCACGCATTATCATCTGTTTGCCGCGCGAAGTGACGCAGGTGGAGCGCAATGCGGTCAAAGATGCGGCTATTGGCGCGGGAGCGCGCGAGGTGTTTTTGGTGGATGAGCCCATGGCTGCAGCTATTGGCGCAGCATTGGACGTTACTTTACCTATGGGACACATGGTGGTCGACATTGGGGCGGGAACGACAGAGGTGGGAGTGACCTCACTGGGCGGTCTGGTGCTGTGCAAAGCCAGTCGGGTAGCCGGAGACAGGATTGATAAGGCTATTTTAGATTTTGTGCGCCAAGAGTACAATTTGCACATTGGGTTGCGTACAGCTGAGAGCGTTAAGGTGGAAATCGGCGCGGCTTACCCCCTTAAGGAAAAGCTTGTGGCGACCATTAAAGGGCGCGATAACTTTGGCTATTTGGTGCGTTTGGAGCTTGATAGTGAAGAGGTGCGCAAAGCGATTGCTGAGCCTTTGCGTCAAATGGCTGCGACCATCAAGAGTGTGCTTGAGGTGATGCCAGCAGAACTCGCGGGAGACATCGTGGATAATGGCATTGTGCTTACTGGGGGCGGGGCATTGATTCGAGGGCTTGATTTGTATCTCAGTGAAGCATTGGCACTTCCTGTGCGCGTGGCCCATGAGCCATTGTTGGCAGTAGGAAGGGGTGTGGGAGAACTTTTAAATAACGAAGCGCTTTTGCAGCACGTATTTGGAAGGGAAAAAAGCCACATCCCCTCCAAACACATTCGTCTTTAG
- a CDS encoding MlaA family lipoprotein — MKKLTSFLAGLVLFFFATTTLVYASDQSEFDEEFAIISKNDPLEGYNRAMTQFNDNLYVYALIPVAKGYATVAPEPLREGISNLFYNLLFPVRFINALLQGEATKSADELFRFVINSTAGVGGFFEVAGTHLDIPTHAEDFGQTLGTYGLNSGPHVVWPFLGPSNVRDTFGMAGDWLVSPMTYIKTDTDALAIKGFYRLNELSQTYPQYETLRKDALDLYPYLRDLYEARREKLIQE, encoded by the coding sequence GTGAAAAAATTAACTTCATTTTTGGCGGGATTAGTGCTCTTTTTTTTCGCAACAACAACACTTGTTTATGCATCAGACCAAAGCGAGTTTGATGAAGAGTTTGCCATCATCTCCAAAAACGATCCGCTCGAGGGATACAACAGGGCGATGACACAATTCAATGATAATCTTTACGTCTATGCACTTATTCCTGTAGCCAAGGGCTATGCCACCGTTGCTCCAGAACCCTTGCGTGAGGGCATTAGCAATCTCTTTTATAATCTCCTTTTTCCTGTGCGTTTTATCAATGCCTTGCTTCAAGGAGAAGCCACCAAGAGCGCCGATGAATTGTTTCGGTTTGTCATTAACTCCACCGCGGGTGTCGGTGGATTTTTTGAAGTTGCAGGAACACATTTGGACATCCCAACGCACGCAGAGGACTTTGGTCAAACCTTGGGCACTTACGGTCTAAACAGCGGTCCCCATGTTGTCTGGCCCTTTCTTGGCCCCTCCAATGTGCGCGATACCTTTGGCATGGCCGGTGATTGGCTAGTAAGCCCCATGACTTACATTAAAACCGACACGGATGCACTGGCTATCAAGGGTTTTTATCGACTAAATGAACTTTCTCAAACCTATCCCCAGTACGAAACATTGCGCAAAGACGCACTTGATTTATACCCCTACTTGCGCGACCTTTATGAAGCACGCCGCGAAAAACTTATTCAGGAATAG
- a CDS encoding MlaC/ttg2D family ABC transporter substrate-binding protein, whose translation MKRIFIVLLGLSLSLFAAIEKEQIAPIMKHKIQSVTDLLQQENISKSILSGQIFEEFDPVFDFDLMARLSLGTAQWRVLSGAEQKEFTYHFVARLKRSFIEKLELYSNEVAVIKDAKDVVVGSSTRVFLLTELISKEANYQVDYKFYDAKGRGWLIYDVDILGVSIVQTYRSQFEGFLKDNPFEALIGWLQEDLEP comes from the coding sequence ATGAAACGTATTTTTATTGTCTTACTGGGCTTAAGCCTTAGTCTTTTTGCTGCGATTGAAAAAGAGCAAATAGCGCCCATTATGAAACACAAAATCCAATCTGTCACAGACTTACTCCAACAAGAAAACATTAGCAAAAGTATACTTTCTGGTCAAATTTTTGAGGAATTTGACCCTGTTTTTGACTTTGACCTCATGGCAAGATTGAGCCTAGGAACAGCACAGTGGCGCGTTTTAAGTGGGGCGGAACAAAAAGAATTCACCTACCACTTTGTCGCTAGGCTTAAACGCTCTTTTATTGAAAAACTTGAGCTTTATTCTAATGAAGTGGCTGTCATTAAGGATGCCAAAGATGTGGTGGTTGGCTCTAGTACGCGGGTGTTTTTACTAACAGAACTCATCAGCAAAGAGGCCAATTACCAAGTAGATTACAAATTCTACGATGCCAAAGGGCGAGGATGGCTGATTTATGATGTGGATATTTTAGGTGTAAGCATTGTGCAAACGTACCGATCTCAATTTGAAGGGTTTTTAAAAGACAATCCATTTGAAGCTTTAATCGGATGGCTACAAGAGGATTTGGAACCCTAA
- a CDS encoding efflux RND transporter permease subunit, whose translation MLLRLFRAIITYPFISVVLVTLCVGFLGIYTSHLQIDASSKTLMLEDDEDLLFTNAVGERYGGGDFLVIAFKPHEDLLAPQTLNALKNLSDELSALNRIASVVSILNVPLLQSPVLPVRELVKRIPTLEDERVDYALAKEEFLHSPLYKDNLVSADFTTTALLLNLTPDLRYTQLEKHKKALEALEHPTSVQRQELKQTLQNIKFHRDAQREIEHQSIKQIRAIMEDYAPYGSLFLGGVNMIADDLITYVKHDVLFYGVSLLLLLSLTLWAIFRQLRFVALPLLICLYSVLASTGILGYFGWEVTVISSNFISLQLIITVSIVLHLVVRYRELALRYTKTSQQRLVFVTLASKATPSFFAIITTIAGFGSLIFSNIRPIITLGWMMSVSIGTSLVIAFVLFGAILALLPKKRPVSTFETRFALTHWCANLVKTRGNAILLLSGFIFLLGVSGASRLEVENSFINYFKSSTEIYKGMEIIDQKLGGTTPLDVLITFTQKEELEIEALDDFEAEFAQKQSKEEYWFSARKMQIVERIHTYLDAQPEIGSVQSLGTLLSVGKILNEGKQLDSFQLALLYNELPPRFRGLILDPYLSIEHNQVRFSTRVIDSQEGLRRDALLARINHDIDALLEDDTATHRLSGLMVLYNNMLQSLYESQITTLGFVALVLLGMFWLLFGSLKVALIAIVSNIIPMSIVFGLMGWAGLPLDMMTITIAAISIGIGVDDTIHYLHRFREELAHDWNYEAAMERSHQSIGYAMYYTSFAIILGFSILVVSNFIPTIYFGLLTVLVMAMVLLGALLLLPRLLIVFRPWGTQPYM comes from the coding sequence ATGCTCCTTCGCCTTTTTCGCGCAATCATTACATACCCTTTTATAAGTGTTGTACTTGTCACTTTGTGCGTGGGATTTTTAGGCATATATACGTCACACCTCCAAATAGACGCCTCTTCCAAAACCTTGATGCTAGAAGATGACGAAGACTTACTCTTTACCAACGCCGTAGGTGAACGCTATGGAGGAGGCGATTTTCTTGTTATTGCATTTAAACCTCACGAGGATCTTCTCGCACCCCAAACACTAAACGCACTGAAAAACCTCTCCGATGAGCTCTCTGCCCTAAACCGCATTGCATCAGTGGTCTCTATTTTAAACGTTCCTTTACTTCAAAGCCCTGTGTTGCCCGTGCGCGAATTGGTGAAGAGAATCCCAACCCTAGAAGACGAGCGGGTGGATTATGCTCTTGCAAAAGAAGAGTTTCTTCATAGTCCTCTTTACAAAGACAACCTTGTCAGTGCTGATTTTACCACCACAGCACTGCTTCTTAATCTCACTCCCGATTTGCGTTACACCCAGCTAGAAAAACATAAAAAAGCCCTAGAAGCCCTTGAGCATCCAACATCTGTCCAACGTCAAGAGCTTAAACAGACACTACAGAACATTAAATTTCATCGAGACGCCCAACGGGAAATCGAACACCAAAGCATCAAACAAATTCGTGCCATCATGGAAGATTATGCGCCCTATGGAAGTTTGTTTTTGGGCGGGGTCAATATGATTGCTGATGACCTTATTACCTACGTTAAACACGATGTTCTCTTTTATGGAGTGAGTCTACTGCTTCTCCTTAGCCTAACACTGTGGGCCATTTTCCGTCAACTACGATTCGTGGCGCTTCCTTTGCTCATCTGCTTGTATTCAGTATTAGCCAGCACGGGAATATTGGGCTATTTTGGCTGGGAAGTGACGGTCATTTCGTCTAATTTTATCTCCCTACAACTCATCATTACGGTTTCTATTGTGCTGCATTTAGTGGTGCGCTACCGCGAACTTGCCTTACGCTACACCAAAACCTCCCAGCAGCGCCTTGTTTTTGTCACCCTCGCCTCCAAGGCAACGCCTTCGTTTTTTGCGATCATCACTACTATTGCAGGGTTTGGTTCACTCATTTTTTCCAACATCAGGCCCATTATCACTCTAGGATGGATGATGAGCGTGAGCATTGGAACGTCTTTAGTGATTGCGTTTGTTCTTTTTGGAGCCATTCTTGCCCTCTTGCCCAAAAAACGTCCCGTGAGCACCTTTGAGACCCGCTTTGCGCTCACCCATTGGTGTGCCAATCTTGTTAAAACCCGAGGTAATGCTATTTTGCTTTTAAGTGGGTTTATTTTTCTTTTGGGCGTTTCGGGCGCCAGTAGGCTCGAGGTTGAAAACAGTTTTATTAACTACTTTAAATCTAGTACTGAGATTTACAAAGGCATGGAAATTATCGACCAAAAGCTCGGTGGCACCACACCCTTGGACGTACTCATCACTTTTACTCAAAAAGAAGAACTAGAGATTGAAGCGCTGGATGATTTTGAAGCAGAATTTGCTCAAAAGCAAAGCAAAGAAGAGTACTGGTTTAGCGCGCGAAAAATGCAAATTGTTGAACGTATCCATACTTACCTTGACGCGCAACCTGAGATTGGTAGTGTCCAATCCCTTGGCACACTGCTATCCGTTGGAAAAATTCTAAACGAAGGAAAGCAGTTAGATAGCTTTCAATTGGCGCTTCTTTACAATGAACTTCCTCCTCGTTTTCGCGGACTTATCCTAGACCCATACCTAAGCATCGAGCACAATCAAGTGCGTTTTTCCACACGCGTCATAGATTCTCAAGAGGGTTTGCGACGCGACGCACTTTTGGCGCGCATCAACCACGACATTGACGCTCTACTAGAAGACGACACCGCCACCCACCGTCTTTCTGGACTTATGGTGCTCTACAACAATATGCTCCAAAGCCTCTACGAATCTCAGATTACAACATTGGGCTTTGTAGCATTGGTGCTTCTTGGTATGTTTTGGCTTTTGTTTGGCTCTTTAAAGGTGGCGCTTATCGCCATTGTTTCCAACATCATCCCCATGAGCATTGTGTTTGGCCTTATGGGCTGGGCTGGGCTACCCCTTGACATGATGACCATTACCATTGCTGCTATTAGCATTGGGATTGGCGTGGATGACACCATCCACTACTTGCACCGTTTCCGCGAGGAACTTGCCCACGACTGGAACTACGAAGCGGCGATGGAGCGTTCCCATCAAAGCATTGGGTATGCGATGTATTACACTTCTTTTGCTATCATTCTAGGCTTTTCTATCTTGGTGGTTTCTAATTTCATTCCTACTATTTATTTTGGTCTTTTGACCGTTCTTGTGATGGCAATGGTACTTCTTGGTGCCTTGTTGCTCTTGCCCCGCTTACTCATCGTTTTTCGCCCTTGGGGAACACAACCTTACATGTAA
- the phnD gene encoding phosphate/phosphite/phosphonate ABC transporter substrate-binding protein, with protein sequence MLKRFLLTLCLGLFTLSSPLLAKAPERLIITAIPDDSAENMREFFGLIARHIQASTGIPTEYVHVENYAATVTALATGRAHLAWFGAVTTAQAYMMMGDELEVVAARDIDKGFISYFVANADSGIAPVKDLKELAQLAKGKNWNFTFGSKSSTSSHLMPRSFFADQSGQRPEQVFRTVAYSGSHDVVVQKVANGEFHIGALGQPPYERASDAIKAKAPIIYTTPKFTNYCFATKKSLGRDTIDAIHAALLSLHASEEGRKALGYLKSQGFVDANISEWMSYVELLKSGVDIGK encoded by the coding sequence ATGTTAAAGCGATTTCTTCTCACCCTTTGTTTGGGCCTTTTTACCCTCTCCTCCCCCTTGCTTGCCAAAGCCCCTGAGCGCCTCATCATCACGGCTATTCCTGATGATAGCGCGGAAAATATGCGTGAATTTTTTGGGCTCATTGCCAGACACATTCAAGCCAGTACGGGCATTCCCACGGAGTATGTACATGTAGAAAACTACGCGGCTACGGTAACGGCGTTAGCTACTGGCAGGGCACATTTAGCGTGGTTTGGCGCGGTCACCACGGCCCAAGCGTACATGATGATGGGCGATGAGCTTGAGGTGGTCGCCGCACGTGACATAGACAAAGGGTTTATCAGTTACTTTGTGGCTAATGCGGACTCGGGTATTGCCCCCGTCAAAGACCTCAAAGAACTCGCTCAGCTGGCCAAAGGCAAAAACTGGAACTTTACCTTCGGAAGCAAAAGCAGCACCTCTAGCCACCTCATGCCCCGCAGTTTTTTTGCCGACCAAAGCGGCCAACGTCCTGAGCAGGTCTTTCGCACCGTTGCGTACAGCGGAAGCCACGATGTGGTGGTACAAAAAGTGGCCAACGGTGAATTTCACATCGGCGCTCTTGGCCAACCGCCCTATGAGCGCGCTAGCGATGCCATCAAGGCCAAAGCCCCCATCATCTACACCACGCCCAAATTTACCAACTACTGCTTTGCCACCAAAAAAAGCTTAGGGCGTGACACCATCGATGCCATCCACGCCGCCCTTTTAAGCCTACACGCATCCGAAGAAGGGAGAAAAGCCCTAGGGTATCTCAAGTCTCAAGGCTTTGTGGACGCGAACATAAGCGAATGGATGAGCTACGTGGAGCTTTTAAAATCAGGCGTGGATATTGGAAAGTAA
- a CDS encoding phosphonate ABC transporter ATP-binding protein yields MESNPVFTLEKASKSFGNNFALQGLSLTIHHGERVAIIGPSGAGKTTLFRLLCGVLHPDSGTVNLFNHDTKTLGTSTLRRLRKEVGVLYQSDNLIPQLRVVHNVLMGNLGRWALPKALWSLLWPQELSCAREALRQVELEEKLWAMPTELSGGQQQRVALARLLVQRPKVVLADEPVSQLDVRLGREIIQLLSRMAQEQGNTLLVNLHTLELLEGHFERVIALKEGSVFWEGKPDALDEPLLKALYGKEYTGLYAH; encoded by the coding sequence TTGGAAAGTAACCCCGTTTTTACCCTCGAAAAGGCAAGCAAGTCCTTCGGGAACAACTTCGCCCTTCAGGGGCTTTCCTTGACCATCCACCACGGCGAAAGAGTGGCCATCATCGGCCCCTCGGGTGCGGGAAAAACCACCCTCTTTCGCCTCCTTTGCGGGGTCTTACATCCCGATAGTGGCACGGTAAACCTTTTTAACCATGACACCAAAACCCTCGGCACAAGCACCCTTCGTCGTTTGCGCAAAGAGGTGGGCGTGCTTTACCAATCCGACAACCTCATCCCCCAACTGCGCGTAGTGCACAATGTCCTCATGGGAAACCTTGGGCGCTGGGCGCTGCCCAAAGCCTTGTGGTCGCTCTTGTGGCCCCAAGAGCTTTCCTGCGCCCGTGAAGCGCTCAGACAAGTGGAACTTGAAGAGAAGCTTTGGGCCATGCCAACAGAACTCTCCGGCGGCCAACAACAGCGCGTCGCCCTCGCCCGCTTGCTCGTACAACGCCCCAAAGTGGTCTTGGCCGATGAGCCTGTGAGTCAACTGGACGTGCGTCTTGGCAGGGAAATCATCCAATTGCTCTCTCGCATGGCCCAAGAACAAGGCAACACCCTTTTGGTAAACCTGCACACCTTGGAACTTTTAGAAGGGCATTTTGAGCGGGTTATCGCCCTTAAAGAGGGGAGCGTGTTTTGGGAAGGCAAACCTGACGCCTTAGATGAGCCCTTACTCAAAGCCCTTTATGGCAAAGAATACACGGGGCTTTATGCACACTAA
- a CDS encoding PhnE/PtxC family ABC transporter permease, whose translation MHTKRPWGAWAAIVVVAVLLVGALTAVSWDISVLRDSAQRSMAFGRMGAWLLAFASPELDQAFLQHCWALTLQTLSAALLATFLAIIAALVLAMGSSKAVSVGHDKQGVLGRWASRFTCSLSRLIQDVLRGVPDFVWAVILVALIGLGPLTGALALALSMTGILAKVYSELWDSVAPKRYEQVRILGSGRLGILAYGIMPLAARSVQSFTLMRAECAIRNAAVIGAVGGGGLGADIWYQIQFGAWSKVTTLLLFTLALTLSADLLSNLIRRQLRTDPNHPRAKNDEPLWRQIGRNYLAVGIMAVALGWSLWFMGWGNNAPPGQQPRNFLAPATELFSGQAWQHLSFFKRMLSPEFDLAALGIGEERVVEARKEAGKSVELFVKHSPWEFYKKEAWQGWNAALNNWFVWKVITSAGVPLAMAIVGTLLGMGAAALLSYPHSFSFMWESSQFTGARLPWWANVLRRTQLVLARLTGLVARGVPEVMWAFLFIAFFGPGILAGALAIALHTAGVLVRVFSESIDNIPYRRFEQSFSGSLPVCFGLVAVPVAWRDWLTYSFFQFESNVRMAVVLGIVGAGGLGFQFSFHFEWFMFEKAATYLLMIIALTVGIDRLSRALNLSRAG comes from the coding sequence ATGCACACTAAACGTCCGTGGGGTGCGTGGGCGGCTATCGTTGTGGTGGCCGTTCTTTTAGTGGGGGCTTTGACCGCCGTCTCGTGGGACATCTCCGTTTTGCGCGATAGCGCCCAGCGCTCCATGGCTTTTGGACGCATGGGGGCGTGGCTTTTAGCGTTTGCCTCTCCTGAGCTTGACCAAGCGTTTTTACAACACTGCTGGGCGCTCACCCTCCAAACCCTTAGCGCAGCCCTTTTGGCAACCTTTTTGGCCATCATAGCGGCACTGGTGCTAGCCATGGGCTCTTCTAAGGCTGTAAGTGTTGGGCACGACAAACAAGGAGTGCTGGGACGGTGGGCAAGCCGCTTTACATGTAGCCTTAGTCGGCTTATCCAAGACGTGTTGCGTGGGGTGCCTGATTTTGTGTGGGCAGTGATTTTGGTGGCACTCATTGGCCTAGGGCCACTCACGGGCGCCTTGGCGTTAGCCCTTAGCATGACAGGGATTTTAGCCAAGGTTTACAGCGAATTGTGGGACTCGGTCGCGCCAAAGCGTTACGAGCAAGTGCGCATTTTAGGTTCAGGCAGGTTGGGCATTTTGGCCTATGGCATCATGCCCCTTGCCGCGCGCAGTGTGCAAAGCTTTACCCTCATGCGTGCAGAATGTGCCATCCGAAACGCTGCGGTCATCGGCGCCGTGGGCGGGGGCGGACTGGGGGCGGATATTTGGTATCAAATCCAATTTGGTGCATGGTCAAAGGTCACCACCTTACTCCTCTTTACTCTTGCCCTCACCCTTAGTGCGGACCTGCTAAGCAACCTCATTCGCCGTCAACTGCGCACCGACCCCAACCACCCTCGTGCAAAAAACGATGAACCATTGTGGCGGCAAATCGGGCGCAACTACCTTGCGGTGGGCATCATGGCCGTTGCGCTTGGGTGGTCACTGTGGTTCATGGGTTGGGGAAACAACGCCCCACCAGGCCAACAACCGCGCAATTTTCTCGCCCCCGCCACGGAACTTTTTTCTGGCCAAGCGTGGCAACATTTGAGCTTTTTTAAGCGAATGCTCTCTCCTGAGTTTGACCTCGCCGCCCTGGGGATTGGGGAAGAGCGTGTAGTGGAAGCCCGAAAAGAAGCAGGCAAAAGCGTGGAGCTGTTTGTCAAGCATAGCCCTTGGGAATTTTACAAAAAAGAGGCATGGCAAGGGTGGAACGCGGCGTTAAACAACTGGTTTGTGTGGAAAGTCATCACCTCTGCGGGCGTGCCCTTGGCGATGGCGATTGTGGGCACCTTGCTGGGAATGGGCGCGGCGGCACTGCTTAGCTACCCCCATTCCTTTTCGTTTATGTGGGAATCTTCCCAGTTTACGGGGGCCCGTTTGCCGTGGTGGGCAAACGTTCTGAGGCGTACCCAACTGGTGCTTGCAAGGCTCACAGGATTGGTGGCGCGGGGAGTGCCTGAGGTGATGTGGGCCTTTTTGTTCATCGCTTTTTTTGGGCCGGGCATCCTTGCAGGTGCCCTTGCCATCGCCTTGCATACCGCAGGCGTGTTGGTTCGGGTCTTTAGCGAAAGCATAGACAACATCCCCTACCGCCGGTTTGAGCAATCTTTTAGCGGGTCATTGCCTGTGTGTTTTGGGCTAGTCGCCGTGCCAGTAGCGTGGCGCGACTGGCTCACGTACAGCTTTTTTCAGTTTGAGTCTAACGTGCGTATGGCGGTGGTGCTTGGCATCGTGGGTGCGGGCGGGCTTGGATTTCAGTTTAGTTTTCACTTTGAGTGGTTTATGTTTGAAAAAGCGGCAACATACTTGCTCATGATTATCGCCTTGACGGTGGGCATCGACCGCCTCTCCCGCGCGCTGAACCTTTCGCGGGCAGGCTAA
- a CDS encoding double-cubane-cluster-containing anaerobic reductase — MGVEAHKPLLESIGVDVERHAKMMGMGLGAYQNLFMSQENRPKGMAYFDWFVSEIQGERIAEINALRAQKKPAVGTFCIFVPEEIVTGAGGACYGLCGGSAATIADAETELPRNICPLIKSAHGFKLQRTCAYTQSSDFIYGETTCEAKKKGWEILNKHHPVHVMNIPHMKRDKDLALWQEEIKEFKEHIEEVTGEPLSLDAMKEGVRIINAKRAALQRLDALRGMHPDIMPISGKDALFITQMGFLDDPKRYTQKVNTLCDELEERIAQKTSVFPANTPRLIVLGTPFAPPNWKLHHAVETTGGVIINEESCIGHRYFKDNVDIDGVENEEALYKALMERYSKIDCACFTPNEGRIEKILNMVKERQADGVIYYTLSFCHTYNVESKLVLDAMEEAGIPALAIESDYSPEDAGQIKTRVEAFLESIAFSQKARAFKGL; from the coding sequence ATGGGTGTTGAAGCACATAAACCCTTGTTGGAAAGTATCGGAGTTGACGTTGAACGTCATGCAAAAATGATGGGCATGGGCCTAGGCGCCTACCAAAACCTCTTCATGTCCCAAGAAAATCGCCCTAAAGGGATGGCGTATTTTGATTGGTTTGTGAGTGAGATTCAAGGGGAGCGCATCGCCGAAATTAACGCCTTGCGCGCGCAAAAAAAGCCCGCCGTGGGCACCTTTTGTATTTTCGTACCCGAAGAGATTGTCACGGGTGCTGGCGGGGCCTGTTACGGACTGTGCGGCGGTTCGGCAGCAACCATTGCAGACGCCGAAACGGAACTTCCTCGCAACATTTGCCCCCTCATCAAATCTGCCCATGGGTTTAAACTTCAGCGCACCTGTGCCTACACCCAATCTTCCGACTTCATCTACGGCGAAACCACCTGTGAAGCCAAGAAAAAAGGGTGGGAAATCCTCAACAAACACCACCCTGTGCATGTCATGAACATCCCCCACATGAAGCGCGACAAAGACTTGGCATTATGGCAAGAGGAGATTAAGGAGTTCAAAGAACACATCGAAGAAGTCACGGGCGAGCCGCTCTCTTTGGACGCCATGAAAGAAGGCGTACGTATCATCAACGCCAAACGTGCCGCTTTACAGCGCCTAGATGCCTTGCGCGGTATGCACCCAGACATCATGCCCATCAGCGGTAAAGACGCCTTATTTATCACCCAGATGGGCTTTTTGGATGACCCTAAACGCTACACCCAAAAGGTCAATACCTTGTGCGACGAACTAGAAGAACGCATAGCCCAAAAAACTTCCGTGTTTCCCGCCAACACCCCGCGCCTCATCGTCCTTGGCACGCCCTTTGCGCCGCCAAACTGGAAACTTCACCATGCCGTTGAAACCACTGGGGGCGTCATCATCAACGAAGAATCTTGCATCGGACACCGTTATTTTAAAGACAACGTAGACATCGACGGCGTGGAAAACGAAGAGGCGCTTTACAAAGCCCTCATGGAGCGCTACAGCAAGATTGACTGCGCCTGTTTCACCCCTAACGAAGGGCGCATCGAAAAGATTTTAAACATGGTTAAAGAGCGCCAAGCCGATGGGGTCATCTACTACACCCTCTCCTTTTGCCACACCTACAACGTCGAGTCTAAACTGGTCTTAGACGCCATGGAAGAAGCGGGCATCCCCGCCCTTGCCATCGAGTCAGACTATTCGCCAGAAGATGCAGGGCAAATCAAAACCCGCGTGGAAGCCTTTTTAGAAAGCATTGCTTTTAGCCAAAAAGCACGTGCATTTAAAGGCTTGTAA